A single window of Archangium gephyra DNA harbors:
- a CDS encoding FG-GAP-like repeat-containing protein, whose protein sequence is MHRAGWQWLLAVCALWVAGCTCGTPPVESELTVAFAQPMDGQRLAQGDDADPVAAGFQYDVVAEATDSSGRAVTMARAKLEVQLPGEPTWRETTAAFIDGGRVRFLGVTLPGRTNVLRVTVEEAGSKRTATHSQSVTVGGEPWSVDISGPAEGQVLRESDDVDPTTPGYQVRFKLRTSGLAGRAGTLYCGNACGIPTADFTVAPGGLTEVPVTLTEAACEAQVAECYAVVRYGDQDVASSKRSFTLDSVAPRVELSAPVAPVSSSTFTVEAVVGCCEDGTVATLSREGQTPLSATVSGGVVSFPEVVAAGGGVYPYTLRVTDSGGNPVERPFDVVVASTPYAVELSTPSSVVDVDGDASNGIQVDVTATTSASDPATVIEFSTTVTSTPGTPVRVATAAAAGGGRLATWRVSLAEGSNAVQACVRNPALPASCKSATVNVSTGRAACRIVSPLPGVAVSDPALSVRVETSTSPVSVRLRNPSGGETSVTGSVTGGSAQVSVALGADGVYQLVAQCGALGVSQALTVTRDTVSPEVLVSVSSEDGASGVLGTQTRDTSALPGTQVIVSARTEPFATVAITGCDPGNNVRAVADASGLALLREVTVPATGTCALSVKVTDAAGNSSTREKALTLGLTGAHLAIVAPAAGKALGSADGTVRSGGGLAVDVRVSVSAGSAGQLKLFLGSREVGSLTVTASDAGQEKVFSGVELNEGANPLRATLVSATGVSACATELLTVDTATRTLTLLRPLPPTQFNLTSDRNAEQPGVQAPLQYSLSGAAAGGRVDICTSIALVPAATPCRDGSGFFTLATDVPAFVADFTYPDGQYALKAVLNDSASTDTPAVSLLVDSVRPRVTSIVVDDDDNEDGQLNLSESPVGVPPTVTVSFTGVEDGRKVQVRDAKGATLFGQADVSGGVARVPLTGLPNQVEASYSLVAVVSDAASNSNKISSPTPLDPVNLAAFAQFRLDRFPPVLADVSPPDKTVFGPRDDMVPATPGYQLLLSARTSPDVGAEGVEIQVAPSGELRKLTPSALKISEPFTVSTSGLTTYTFRLQATDEAGNQTVVTRTATVDFEAPVLVPVAPTPASGSELSSSIVELRATVSGATGRTVSLTSVPKDGRAPVPLASPIVGTDGLISVKTNLVLGVQDIRFEVSDVVGNTAVVLVENVNVTFEGCDQRFTKPSGTAVTLIQKDDLNPAAAGLQYRLEGVTSVCMGRQVRLFRGSATTPEATATADASTGAFGFNVTLPDAATTTLRLEMDDGRTPTSVSASISVDLTGPGLASVVPSATTLFYVADSNEAFFRTPVPSHYIADLTPDGDADAKLAFRVTGGNNGTVRVLYNDVDLVKPAVVLDSDDKSLDLPIILPHGTTGSLVIVASDAAGNETRRSATVTVDVRPPAAPVVTANVVAGAERTASVAVNWTAVKDDGSDTASGEPTGYDLRWSTIVAQAGGITTDALFFNGKVKQASATPLAATTTAFTLTPLPALTSYSLQLRARDEVGNYSRIAAPVTVDNFLRNREVPGPGTGIGSRFGYLVASGNLDSTPGDDLVVANFDQESNRGAVYVYSGANLFPSGSSGAMQVLQPPDSLVQYFGIDLAVGNVGDASTEGKADLLVGASGWNSNLGRAFLYFGGSLDPSKVVDPTPIEFRGTVAGGRLGVAARIIGDINGDGLGEVVLSSSYENSGVGRVYLFFGRKRAQWDALQLDSTSGAPCSVASERCHVPATRADRIFTGESPPVSTAINTFGRQRGVAWLGDITGDGYGDFALPASRELLNRFYLFSGKAVVDATASIPAGSALQRLSQSTTSDTRFDGFGTEACANVDLVGGSGRDLVISYPFANRLHVYADGDVVGYPPSGTMTIAGANNFGNGLACADINGDGRTDIIAGTNILSGGSVWVLYNQATPGSEFERNVGGLSQGRVTYSGAGALGVSVTTGDFNADGRPDIAAGDNLDTRGARVQIWY, encoded by the coding sequence ATGCATCGAGCGGGATGGCAGTGGCTTCTGGCGGTGTGTGCGCTGTGGGTGGCGGGGTGTACGTGCGGCACGCCGCCGGTGGAGTCCGAGCTGACGGTGGCCTTCGCGCAGCCGATGGACGGCCAGCGGCTGGCGCAGGGGGATGACGCGGACCCGGTGGCCGCGGGCTTCCAGTACGACGTGGTGGCGGAGGCCACGGACTCGTCGGGCCGTGCGGTGACGATGGCCCGGGCGAAGCTGGAGGTGCAGCTGCCGGGAGAGCCCACCTGGCGCGAGACGACGGCCGCGTTCATCGACGGGGGCCGGGTGCGCTTCCTCGGGGTGACGCTGCCGGGGCGCACCAACGTGCTGCGGGTGACGGTGGAGGAGGCGGGCTCCAAGCGCACGGCCACGCACAGCCAGAGCGTGACGGTGGGGGGCGAGCCCTGGAGCGTGGACATCTCCGGCCCCGCGGAGGGGCAGGTGCTGCGCGAGTCGGACGACGTGGACCCCACCACGCCGGGCTACCAGGTGCGCTTCAAGCTGCGCACCAGCGGGCTGGCGGGCCGGGCGGGCACGCTCTACTGCGGCAATGCCTGCGGCATTCCCACGGCGGACTTCACGGTGGCGCCGGGCGGTCTCACCGAGGTGCCGGTGACGCTCACCGAGGCCGCGTGCGAGGCGCAGGTGGCCGAGTGTTACGCGGTGGTGCGCTATGGAGACCAGGACGTGGCGAGCTCCAAGCGCAGCTTCACCCTGGACTCGGTGGCGCCGCGCGTGGAGCTGTCCGCGCCCGTGGCGCCCGTGTCCTCCTCGACCTTCACGGTGGAGGCGGTGGTGGGCTGCTGCGAGGACGGTACGGTGGCCACGCTGTCCCGCGAGGGGCAGACGCCGCTGTCGGCGACGGTGTCCGGCGGCGTCGTCTCCTTCCCGGAGGTGGTGGCTGCCGGTGGAGGTGTGTACCCCTACACGCTGCGGGTGACGGACTCCGGTGGCAATCCGGTGGAGCGGCCCTTCGACGTGGTGGTGGCGTCCACGCCGTATGCGGTCGAGCTCTCCACGCCATCGTCCGTGGTGGACGTGGACGGTGACGCCTCCAACGGCATCCAGGTGGACGTCACCGCGACGACGAGCGCGAGCGATCCGGCCACGGTCATCGAGTTCTCCACGACCGTGACGAGCACGCCCGGCACGCCGGTGCGGGTGGCCACCGCGGCGGCGGCCGGGGGAGGGCGTCTCGCGACGTGGCGCGTCTCGCTCGCCGAGGGCAGCAACGCCGTGCAGGCCTGTGTGCGCAATCCCGCGCTGCCGGCCTCGTGCAAGAGCGCGACGGTGAACGTGAGCACCGGACGCGCCGCCTGCCGCATCGTCTCGCCGCTGCCGGGAGTGGCGGTGTCGGACCCGGCCCTGTCCGTGCGCGTGGAGACGAGCACGAGTCCGGTCTCGGTCCGCCTGCGCAATCCGTCCGGGGGGGAGACGAGCGTGACGGGGAGCGTGACGGGCGGCAGCGCCCAGGTGTCGGTGGCGCTCGGCGCGGATGGCGTCTACCAGCTCGTCGCCCAGTGTGGTGCGCTTGGGGTGAGCCAGGCGCTCACCGTGACGCGGGACACTGTGAGCCCCGAGGTGCTGGTGTCCGTCTCCAGCGAGGACGGCGCGAGTGGTGTGCTGGGCACCCAGACGCGTGACACCTCCGCGCTGCCGGGCACGCAGGTCATCGTCTCCGCCCGCACCGAGCCCTTCGCCACGGTGGCCATCACGGGCTGCGATCCGGGCAACAACGTGCGCGCGGTGGCCGATGCCTCTGGACTCGCCCTGTTGCGCGAGGTGACGGTGCCCGCCACGGGCACGTGCGCGCTGTCCGTCAAGGTCACGGATGCCGCTGGCAACAGCAGCACGCGGGAGAAGGCACTGACGCTCGGCCTCACGGGCGCGCACCTGGCCATTGTCGCTCCCGCCGCGGGCAAGGCCCTGGGCTCCGCGGACGGGACGGTCCGCTCCGGTGGCGGGCTCGCGGTGGACGTGCGTGTGTCGGTGTCCGCGGGCAGCGCCGGGCAGCTCAAGCTCTTCCTGGGCTCGCGCGAGGTGGGCTCCCTGACGGTCACCGCCTCGGACGCCGGCCAGGAGAAGGTCTTCTCCGGTGTGGAACTCAACGAGGGGGCCAACCCCCTGCGGGCCACGCTCGTCAGTGCCACCGGCGTGTCGGCCTGTGCCACGGAGTTGCTCACCGTGGACACCGCGACGCGCACCCTGACGCTGCTCAGGCCCCTGCCGCCCACCCAGTTCAATCTGACCTCGGATCGCAACGCCGAGCAGCCCGGTGTCCAGGCGCCCCTGCAGTACTCGCTCTCCGGCGCCGCCGCGGGAGGACGTGTGGACATCTGCACGAGCATCGCCCTGGTGCCGGCGGCCACGCCCTGCCGGGATGGCTCGGGCTTCTTCACGCTCGCCACCGACGTGCCCGCCTTCGTGGCGGACTTCACCTACCCGGATGGCCAGTACGCCCTGAAGGCCGTGCTGAACGACTCGGCCTCCACGGACACCCCGGCGGTCTCGCTGCTGGTGGACTCGGTGCGCCCGCGCGTCACCAGCATCGTCGTCGACGATGACGACAACGAGGATGGGCAGCTCAACCTGTCGGAGTCGCCCGTGGGTGTTCCCCCGACGGTCACCGTGTCCTTCACCGGCGTGGAGGACGGGCGCAAGGTGCAGGTGCGCGATGCCAAGGGGGCAACGCTCTTCGGACAGGCGGATGTGTCCGGCGGTGTGGCCCGGGTGCCGCTCACCGGCCTCCCCAATCAGGTGGAGGCCAGCTACTCGCTGGTGGCGGTCGTCTCCGATGCGGCCAGCAACTCCAACAAGATCTCCAGCCCCACACCGCTGGACCCGGTCAACCTCGCGGCTTTCGCGCAGTTCCGGTTGGATCGCTTCCCCCCGGTCCTCGCGGACGTGTCGCCTCCGGACAAGACCGTCTTCGGCCCCAGGGATGACATGGTCCCCGCCACCCCGGGCTATCAGCTCCTCCTCTCCGCCCGGACGAGCCCCGATGTGGGGGCCGAGGGTGTGGAGATCCAGGTCGCCCCGTCAGGTGAGCTCCGGAAGCTCACGCCCTCCGCGTTGAAGATCTCCGAGCCCTTCACGGTCTCCACCTCGGGCCTCACGACCTATACGTTCCGCCTCCAGGCCACTGACGAGGCCGGCAACCAGACGGTCGTCACGCGGACCGCGACGGTGGACTTCGAGGCGCCCGTGCTGGTGCCGGTGGCGCCCACGCCGGCCTCGGGCTCGGAGCTGAGCTCGTCCATCGTGGAGCTTCGCGCCACCGTGTCCGGTGCCACGGGCCGGACGGTCAGCCTCACCAGTGTCCCCAAGGACGGGCGTGCCCCCGTGCCGCTCGCGTCTCCCATCGTGGGCACTGACGGGCTGATCTCCGTGAAGACGAACCTGGTGCTTGGCGTGCAGGACATCCGCTTCGAGGTGAGTGACGTGGTGGGCAACACCGCCGTCGTCCTCGTGGAGAACGTCAACGTCACCTTCGAGGGGTGCGACCAGCGCTTCACGAAGCCCTCGGGCACGGCGGTCACGTTGATCCAGAAGGACGATCTCAATCCGGCGGCGGCGGGCCTGCAGTACCGCCTCGAGGGCGTGACGAGCGTGTGCATGGGACGTCAGGTCCGCCTGTTCCGCGGCTCGGCGACGACGCCCGAGGCCACGGCCACGGCGGACGCGAGCACCGGCGCCTTCGGCTTCAACGTCACGCTCCCGGATGCGGCGACCACCACGCTGCGCCTCGAGATGGACGACGGCCGCACCCCCACCTCCGTCTCCGCCAGCATCTCCGTCGACCTCACGGGGCCGGGCCTCGCGAGCGTGGTTCCGTCCGCGACGACGCTCTTCTACGTGGCCGACTCCAACGAGGCCTTCTTCCGCACCCCCGTGCCTTCCCACTACATCGCCGACCTCACTCCGGACGGGGACGCCGATGCGAAGCTCGCCTTCCGCGTGACGGGCGGCAACAACGGCACGGTGCGCGTCCTCTACAACGACGTGGACCTGGTGAAGCCGGCGGTGGTGCTCGACTCGGATGACAAGTCGCTGGACCTGCCCATCATCCTGCCGCATGGCACGACGGGCTCCCTGGTCATCGTGGCGAGCGACGCCGCTGGCAACGAGACGCGCCGGAGCGCCACCGTCACCGTGGACGTCCGGCCTCCGGCGGCCCCGGTGGTGACGGCCAACGTCGTGGCGGGGGCCGAGCGCACCGCCTCGGTGGCCGTCAACTGGACCGCCGTGAAGGACGATGGCTCGGACACCGCCTCCGGGGAGCCCACGGGGTATGACCTGCGCTGGTCGACGATCGTCGCCCAGGCGGGCGGCATCACCACGGATGCGCTCTTCTTCAACGGCAAGGTGAAGCAGGCCAGTGCCACGCCGCTGGCCGCTACCACCACGGCCTTCACCCTCACGCCGCTGCCCGCGTTGACCTCCTACTCCCTCCAGCTCCGTGCTCGTGACGAGGTGGGCAACTACAGCCGCATCGCCGCGCCCGTGACGGTGGATAACTTCCTGCGCAACCGCGAGGTGCCCGGCCCGGGGACGGGGATCGGTTCCCGCTTCGGCTACCTCGTGGCCTCCGGCAACCTGGACAGCACGCCGGGCGATGACCTCGTGGTCGCCAACTTCGACCAGGAGTCCAACCGGGGCGCGGTGTACGTGTACTCGGGGGCGAACCTCTTCCCCTCGGGAAGCAGTGGCGCCATGCAGGTCCTGCAGCCACCGGACAGCCTGGTGCAGTACTTCGGTATCGATCTCGCCGTGGGCAACGTGGGGGATGCGTCCACCGAGGGGAAGGCGGACCTGCTCGTGGGGGCGTCCGGTTGGAACAGCAATCTCGGCCGGGCCTTCCTCTACTTCGGCGGCTCCCTGGACCCGTCGAAGGTCGTGGACCCGACGCCCATCGAGTTCCGGGGGACGGTGGCGGGCGGGCGGCTCGGAGTGGCGGCGCGCATCATCGGCGACATCAACGGGGATGGCCTCGGCGAGGTGGTGCTCAGCTCCTCCTACGAGAACAGCGGCGTGGGGCGGGTGTACCTCTTCTTCGGGCGCAAACGGGCGCAGTGGGACGCCCTGCAGCTGGATTCCACCTCGGGGGCGCCCTGCTCGGTGGCCAGTGAGCGCTGCCACGTCCCCGCCACCCGGGCGGACCGCATCTTCACCGGCGAGTCGCCTCCGGTCTCCACCGCCATCAACACCTTCGGCCGTCAGCGTGGCGTGGCCTGGCTGGGAGACATCACCGGCGATGGCTACGGGGACTTCGCGCTGCCGGCTTCGCGCGAGCTGCTCAACCGGTTCTATCTCTTCTCCGGCAAGGCGGTGGTGGATGCCACGGCCTCCATCCCGGCCGG
- a CDS encoding PqqD family protein — MSTRGDDVMDAVPRLHPEAGVQRVGDRLLAVGPDDTLHTFEDEGGAVSEVAERILELVDGCRTVGDIVAVLCEEFEVEPARCRGDTVSFVRLLVDKKVLVLGP, encoded by the coding sequence GTGAGCACGCGCGGGGATGACGTGATGGATGCGGTGCCGCGTCTCCACCCGGAGGCGGGGGTCCAGCGGGTGGGAGATCGGCTGTTGGCGGTGGGCCCCGATGACACCCTGCACACGTTCGAGGACGAGGGCGGCGCGGTGTCCGAGGTGGCCGAGCGCATCCTCGAGCTGGTCGACGGGTGTCGGACGGTGGGCGATATCGTGGCCGTGCTGTGCGAGGAATTCGAGGTGGAGCCGGCGCGATGCCGTGGGGACACGGTCTCCTTCGTGAGGCTCCTGGTGGACAAGAAGGTGCTGGTGCTCGGGCCGTGA